One genomic segment of Methanobrevibacter boviskoreani JH1 includes these proteins:
- the hisI gene encoding phosphoribosyl-AMP cyclohydrolase has product MELNFRHEKNGEKLVIAVAQDWKTNEVLMVAFMNRQAVEDTLKTKKAHYYSTSRSQQWMKGESSGNIQKVKEIYVDCDGDSLLLKVEQIGAACHEGYKSCFFRQINNSKDVYKLDEITDDDIEIIQDRLFNPEDMYGDN; this is encoded by the coding sequence ATGGAATTAAACTTCAGACATGAGAAAAATGGTGAAAAATTAGTTATTGCTGTAGCTCAGGATTGGAAAACTAATGAGGTTTTGATGGTTGCATTTATGAATAGGCAAGCTGTTGAAGATACATTAAAAACTAAAAAAGCACATTATTATAGCACTTCCAGATCCCAGCAATGGATGAAAGGTGAAAGTTCTGGAAATATCCAGAAAGTCAAAGAGATATATGTGGATTGTGATGGCGATTCACTTCTTTTAAAAGTTGAGCAGATTGGTGCAGCATGTCATGAAGGTTATAAATCTTGTTTTTTTAGACAAATTAACAATTCAAAAGATGTTTATAAATTAGATGAAATCACCGATGATGATATTGAAATTATTCAGGACAGATTATTTAATCCGGAAGATATGTATGGAGATAATTAA
- a CDS encoding phenylacetate--CoA ligase family protein, with protein sequence MFWDEKAECMERDEINEVQLKKLQNIVKYAFDNVPYYHKKYTECEVFPEDIETLEDIKKLPFTTKTDLRESYPFGMFAVDKKEVIEIHSSSGTTGKPVVGGYTRKDIDYWSELMARGLTEWGITDEDIVQNTHGYGLFTGGFGVHYGAQKIGATVVPISTGQTRRQVELMNDFDTTLLVVTPSYGLYIGEVAKEEGFDPRDFGLKAIAFGSEMWTEEMRKRLEDTFGVPAYNIYGLTEMMGPGIGVECKEQNGLHIAEDFYYPEIIDSNTGKNLAEGEKGELVLTNLQREAMPIIRFRTKDITALHYDKCDCGRTFCRMERITGRTDDMIKVKGVAVFPSQIEKALLKVSEVEPHYQVIVTRPGSLDEIEVKVETSPDLFSDDVTEMLGIQRKIGEYIKNEIGIKVKVTLVEPKSIPRSEAKAVRVIDKRNFN encoded by the coding sequence ATGTTTTGGGATGAAAAAGCCGAATGTATGGAAAGAGACGAAATTAATGAAGTGCAACTTAAAAAATTACAGAATATTGTAAAATATGCATTTGATAATGTTCCATACTATCATAAAAAATATACTGAATGTGAAGTTTTTCCAGAGGATATAGAAACTTTAGAAGATATCAAAAAGCTTCCTTTCACTACAAAAACTGATTTAAGGGAGTCCTATCCCTTTGGAATGTTTGCTGTCGATAAGAAAGAAGTTATAGAAATTCACTCATCAAGTGGTACAACAGGTAAACCTGTAGTTGGGGGATACACCAGGAAAGACATTGATTATTGGTCTGAACTTATGGCTAGAGGTTTAACTGAATGGGGCATAACCGATGAGGATATAGTTCAAAACACCCATGGATATGGTTTATTTACTGGTGGTTTCGGTGTTCATTATGGGGCACAGAAGATTGGAGCTACAGTTGTACCAATTTCTACAGGTCAAACTCGTCGTCAGGTAGAACTTATGAACGATTTCGATACTACCTTGCTTGTTGTAACTCCTTCCTATGGTTTATATATTGGCGAAGTTGCAAAGGAAGAAGGTTTTGACCCTAGGGATTTTGGTCTTAAAGCTATTGCATTCGGTTCTGAGATGTGGACTGAGGAAATGAGAAAGAGATTGGAAGACACATTCGGTGTTCCTGCATATAATATTTACGGACTTACTGAAATGATGGGTCCAGGTATTGGTGTAGAATGTAAAGAGCAAAACGGTCTTCATATTGCAGAGGATTTCTATTATCCGGAAATTATTGACTCAAACACTGGTAAAAACTTAGCTGAAGGTGAAAAAGGAGAATTAGTTCTAACTAATCTTCAAAGAGAAGCTATGCCGATTATTAGATTTAGAACTAAAGATATTACAGCACTTCATTATGATAAATGTGACTGTGGAAGAACTTTCTGTAGAATGGAAAGAATCACTGGTAGAACCGATGATATGATTAAAGTCAAAGGTGTAGCAGTATTCCCATCACAAATTGAAAAGGCTTTACTTAAAGTTTCTGAAGTTGAACCTCATTATCAAGTTATTGTTACACGTCCAGGTTCTTTAGATGAAATCGAGGTAAAGGTTGAAACATCACCTGATCTTTTCTCCGATGATGTTACAGAAATGTTAGGTATTCAAAGAAAAATTGGGGAATATATCAAGAATGAGATTGGAATTAAAGTTAAAGTTACTTTAGTTGAACCAAAAAGTATCCCAAGAAGTGAAGCTAAAGCTGTAAGGGTTATTGATAAACGTAACTTTAATTAA
- a CDS encoding PINc/VapC family ATPase, which produces MNTDYDYEDSVRLVPDTSAVIEGIITRIIKEKNLNYPEIIIPQAVVAELEYQANKKRPTGFTGLNELKKLQEKCDNGDLSIDFVGQRPSNYEISLAKTGEIDAMIRDVAKENFATLITSDIIQSESAKALGIPVEYYKQKSKADMKLTIADYFDELTMSVHLKENVPPMAKVGKPGHIKLVELGSTPMKYSQLEDMAEEILEKERYDPKTYLEADMEGAMVVQSGELRISIAIPPFSEAMEITAVRPVANVSLEDYNLSDKLMEKLKNSSEGILISGSPGAGKSTFAQAIAEFYKDTGKIVKTMESPRDLQVSDEITQYAPLEGDMEKTADILLLVRPDFTIYDELRKSYDFKIFADMRLAGVGMIGVVHATRPIDGIQRIANRIELGVIPSVVDTTIYIEDGQVKTVYENKLKIKVPTGMVESDLARPVIEVRDFETGELKNEIYTYGEQTIVMDMDLIDDFGDEDREKTPVEKIAEAEITRRMRKYAPRANILVELESMERANVYLNEEYIPKIIGKNGKRIAEIEKDIGISLGVDPIESLMSNEPFLVEYHTNKKHIIFDFPREDIGKSFDLMINGQYLFTATVGKHGEVKIRKSINVGKQVLDAIEFGFPITAVYRDI; this is translated from the coding sequence ATGAATACAGATTATGATTATGAAGATTCTGTTAGATTAGTACCAGATACAAGTGCAGTTATTGAAGGTATAATTACTAGAATTATTAAGGAAAAGAATTTAAATTATCCTGAAATTATTATTCCACAGGCAGTTGTAGCGGAACTTGAATATCAGGCCAATAAAAAACGACCTACTGGCTTTACAGGTTTAAATGAACTTAAAAAACTACAAGAAAAATGTGATAATGGTGATTTGTCTATTGATTTTGTAGGTCAACGTCCATCTAACTATGAAATATCCCTTGCTAAAACTGGAGAAATTGATGCCATGATTAGGGATGTTGCAAAGGAGAATTTTGCAACCTTAATTACCAGCGATATAATTCAATCAGAAAGTGCAAAAGCATTAGGTATACCAGTTGAATATTATAAACAGAAATCTAAAGCAGATATGAAGTTAACTATTGCTGATTATTTTGATGAGTTAACCATGTCAGTACATCTTAAGGAGAATGTTCCTCCAATGGCAAAAGTTGGAAAACCAGGACATATTAAACTGGTTGAGTTGGGTAGCACTCCAATGAAATACAGTCAACTTGAGGATATGGCTGAGGAGATTCTGGAAAAGGAAAGATACGATCCAAAGACCTATTTGGAAGCTGATATGGAGGGGGCAATGGTTGTACAATCTGGTGAATTGAGAATTTCTATAGCTATTCCTCCTTTTTCAGAGGCTATGGAAATTACTGCCGTAAGACCAGTTGCAAATGTTTCACTTGAGGATTATAATTTGTCTGATAAACTAATGGAAAAACTTAAAAATAGTTCTGAGGGTATCCTTATTTCCGGTTCTCCAGGAGCAGGTAAATCTACTTTTGCGCAGGCAATCGCAGAATTTTATAAGGATACTGGTAAAATCGTAAAAACAATGGAATCTCCAAGAGATTTACAAGTTTCCGATGAAATTACCCAATATGCTCCACTCGAAGGAGATATGGAAAAAACAGCTGATATATTACTTCTTGTAAGACCAGACTTTACAATATATGATGAACTTAGAAAGAGTTATGATTTTAAGATATTTGCAGATATGCGTCTTGCAGGTGTAGGTATGATTGGTGTAGTTCATGCAACCCGTCCAATTGATGGAATTCAAAGGATTGCCAATAGAATAGAGTTAGGTGTAATTCCATCCGTTGTTGATACGACTATCTATATCGAGGATGGTCAGGTTAAAACGGTTTATGAAAATAAACTTAAGATCAAAGTTCCAACAGGTATGGTGGAATCAGATCTTGCAAGACCTGTTATAGAGGTCCGTGATTTTGAAACTGGTGAGCTTAAAAATGAGATATACACATATGGTGAACAGACTATAGTAATGGATATGGATCTTATTGATGATTTCGGTGATGAGGATAGGGAGAAAACACCGGTTGAAAAGATTGCTGAGGCGGAAATTACACGTAGGATGAGGAAATATGCACCTCGTGCTAATATACTTGTAGAACTTGAGAGCATGGAAAGGGCCAATGTATATTTGAATGAGGAATATATTCCTAAGATTATTGGTAAGAATGGTAAACGTATTGCCGAGATTGAAAAGGATATTGGTATTAGTTTAGGTGTAGATCCGATTGAAAGCTTGATGAGTAATGAACCGTTTTTAGTAGAATATCATACTAATAAAAAACATATTATATTTGATTTTCCTCGTGAGGACATTGGTAAAAGTTTTGATTTAATGATAAATGGTCAATATTTATTTACCGCAACTGTTGGTAAACATGGTGAGGTAAAGATTAGAAAATCAATTAATGTTGGAAAACAGGTTTTGGATGCAATAGAATTTGGTTTTCCAATAACTGCTGTTTATAGAGATATATAA
- a CDS encoding sugar phosphate isomerase/epimerase family protein gives MKIGASTLVTFKDGLENGLGFYEDNDIEYVELLHDYPSREMDIEAILSFDLKYTIHSPIIDMNISSLNPSIREASINEVKYSFEKANELDVDTVVVHPGKIPFLGQGLEEKINQINKASMIELAETADELGVTAVFENMPNIPGFTFTRLEELTEFLEEYNMAMCLDIGHANTNGYKAEEMYSPLIKHIHVHDNLGDDDSHLAIGEGTVDFDTLISSFEANHYDGIYMIEVNQKESIIKSLEYLRNFKS, from the coding sequence ATGAAGATTGGTGCATCAACTTTAGTAACTTTTAAAGATGGTTTAGAAAACGGTTTAGGATTTTATGAAGATAATGATATTGAATATGTAGAGCTATTACATGATTATCCATCAAGGGAAATGGATATTGAAGCTATCTTGTCCTTTGATTTAAAATATACAATTCACTCTCCAATTATAGATATGAATATTTCATCATTGAACCCTTCAATTAGGGAGGCCTCTATAAATGAGGTAAAATATTCCTTTGAAAAGGCTAATGAATTAGATGTAGATACAGTTGTAGTTCATCCAGGTAAAATACCGTTTTTAGGTCAAGGTTTGGAAGAGAAAATCAATCAGATTAATAAGGCATCCATGATTGAATTGGCTGAAACTGCTGATGAGCTAGGTGTAACTGCAGTATTTGAGAATATGCCTAATATTCCAGGTTTTACCTTTACAAGACTTGAAGAACTTACCGAATTTTTAGAAGAATATAATATGGCAATGTGTTTAGATATTGGTCATGCAAACACTAATGGTTATAAAGCGGAGGAAATGTATTCTCCATTAATTAAACATATTCACGTACATGATAATCTAGGTGATGATGACTCACATCTAGCTATTGGTGAGGGAACTGTTGATTTTGATACTTTAATTTCCTCATTTGAGGCAAATCATTATGATGGAATATATATGATTGAAGTAAATCAAAAGGAATCTATCATTAAAAGTCTAGAATATTTAAGAAACTTTAAATCTTAA